A genomic region of Pseudomonas sp. RSB 5.4 contains the following coding sequences:
- the nuoI gene encoding NADH-quinone oxidoreductase subunit NuoI, whose protein sequence is MFKYIGDIVKGTGTQLRSLVMVFGHGFRKRDTLQYPEEPVYLPPRYRGRIVLTRDPDGEERCVACNLCAVACPVGCISLQKAETEDGRWYPDFFRINFSRCIFCGLCEEACPTTAIQLTPDFEMAEFKRQDLVYEKEDLLISGPGKNPDYNFYRVAGMAIAGKPKGSAQNEAEPINVKSLLP, encoded by the coding sequence ATGTTCAAATATATTGGCGACATCGTTAAGGGTACCGGTACCCAGTTGCGCAGCCTGGTCATGGTCTTCGGCCATGGCTTCCGCAAGCGCGACACCCTGCAATACCCGGAAGAGCCGGTCTACCTGCCGCCACGCTACCGTGGTCGCATCGTCCTGACCCGTGACCCCGATGGCGAAGAACGTTGCGTAGCCTGCAACCTGTGCGCCGTGGCGTGCCCGGTAGGTTGCATCTCGCTGCAGAAAGCTGAAACCGAAGACGGTCGCTGGTACCCGGACTTCTTCCGTATCAACTTCTCGCGCTGCATTTTCTGCGGTCTCTGCGAGGAAGCCTGTCCGACCACCGCAATCCAGCTGACCCCGGATTTCGAGATGGCCGAGTTCAAACGTCAGGACCTGGTGTACGAGAAAGAAGATCTGCTGATCTCCGGCCCCGGCAAAAACCCTGATTACAACTTCTATCGTGTTGCAGGTATGGCAATCGCTGGCAAGCCGAAAGGCTCTGCGCAGAACGAAGCCGAACCGATCAACGTGAAGAGCTTGCTGCCTTAA
- the nuoJ gene encoding NADH-quinone oxidoreductase subunit J, translated as MEFAFYFASGIAVVSTLRVVTNTNPVHALLYLIISLIAVAMTFFALGAPFAGVLEVIAYAGAIMVLFVFVVMMLNLGPASVQQERTWLKPGIWAGPVILAALLLAELLYVLFAHQSGQAIGHTTVDAKAVGVSLFGPYLLVVELASMLLLAAAVTAFHLGRNEAKE; from the coding sequence ATGGAATTCGCTTTCTATTTCGCATCGGGTATCGCGGTGGTGTCCACGCTTCGTGTGGTCACCAACACCAACCCTGTGCACGCCCTGCTCTACCTGATCATCTCGTTGATCGCCGTGGCCATGACCTTCTTCGCACTCGGCGCACCGTTCGCCGGCGTGCTGGAAGTGATCGCCTACGCCGGCGCCATCATGGTGCTGTTCGTGTTTGTGGTGATGATGCTGAACCTGGGTCCTGCCTCGGTTCAGCAGGAACGCACCTGGCTTAAGCCCGGTATCTGGGCCGGGCCGGTGATTCTCGCCGCCCTGCTGCTGGCCGAACTGCTGTATGTGCTGTTCGCTCACCAGAGCGGTCAGGCCATCGGCCACACCACCGTCGATGCAAAAGCCGTGGGCGTCAGCCTGTTCGGTCCGTATCTGCTGGTGGTCGAACTCGCCTCGATGCTGCTGCTCGCCGCAGCCGTCACGGCGTTCCATTTGGGCCGTAACGAGGCGAAGGAGTAA
- the nuoK gene encoding NADH-quinone oxidoreductase subunit NuoK, which translates to MPAIPLEHGLAVAGILFCLGLVGLMVRRNILFVLMSLEVMMNASALAFIVAGARWGQPDGQIMFILVISLAAAEASIGLAILLQLYRRFHTLDIDAASEMRG; encoded by the coding sequence ATGCCTGCTATCCCTCTCGAACATGGTTTAGCCGTCGCCGGCATCCTGTTCTGCCTTGGTCTGGTCGGCCTGATGGTCCGCCGCAACATTTTGTTCGTGTTGATGAGTCTGGAAGTGATGATGAACGCCTCTGCCCTGGCCTTCATCGTTGCAGGCGCCCGTTGGGGCCAACCGGATGGACAGATCATGTTCATCCTGGTGATCAGCCTGGCAGCCGCCGAGGCCAGTATTGGCCTGGCGATCCTGCTGCAACTGTATCGCCGCTTCCACACGCTCGATATCGACGCTGCCAGTGA